Proteins from a genomic interval of Nocardioidaceae bacterium:
- a CDS encoding MaoC family dehydratase, which translates to MQFGRSYEEFEVGATYKHWPGKTVTEFDDHMFCLLTMNHHPLHLDVNYAEETTQFGKNVVVGNYVYSILLGMSVPDISGKAIANLEIESLRHVAPTFHGDTLYGETRVLDKWESRSKDDRGVVHVETIGYNQDGKVVCIFRRKVMVPKDSYLQARGGEQPGRPVPQPDKNWPGPDADTETGQG; encoded by the coding sequence ATGCAGTTCGGCCGCAGCTACGAGGAGTTCGAGGTCGGCGCGACCTACAAGCACTGGCCCGGCAAGACGGTCACCGAGTTCGACGACCACATGTTCTGCCTGCTGACGATGAACCACCACCCGTTGCACCTCGACGTGAACTACGCCGAGGAGACCACCCAGTTCGGCAAGAACGTCGTGGTCGGCAACTACGTCTACTCGATCCTCCTGGGCATGAGCGTCCCCGACATCTCGGGCAAGGCGATCGCCAACCTCGAGATCGAGTCGCTGCGCCACGTCGCCCCCACCTTCCACGGCGACACCCTCTACGGCGAGACGCGGGTGCTCGACAAGTGGGAGAGCAGGAGCAAGGACGACCGCGGTGTGGTCCACGTCGAGACCATCGGCTACAACCAGGACGGCAAGGTCGTGTGCATCTTCCGCCGCAAGGTGATGGTGCCGAAGGACAGCTACCTCCAGGCCCGCGGCGGCGAGCAGCCCGGCCGGCCGGTGCCGCAGCCGGACAAGAACTGGCCCGGCCCCGACGCCGACACCGAGACCGGGCAGGGCTGA
- a CDS encoding sensor histidine kinase, translating into MSQPTTPGPGTAGRPPVADQDSDPGPDPVELTGAGRTTHDGPSYAHLVRSVAVRAALVLVVVILAGVLAARALAEREALADATTTADVLATSAVRSALTEGVVTGDPAALLEFDRLLRPVIEDSTLVRANIWDDDGLILWSDEPRLVGERRVLGEARSGVLASGATQASVVDFSSLQYSDGLAQQELLQVFRPVSSPEGTAVLFEIYATYESVDTRADDLTRGFSAITISALLVFVVLLLPLLRRLTSGLQQAQAARERLLEGALDASAEERRRIAGDLHDGVVQELAATSFALSGAAARAPASDPDLRRDLEDAGSTLRSSIAGLRSLLVDIYPRSLEQSGLAAALDDLAGTLRSRGISVDVAIDDEVVLDAEQERLVFRVVRECLHNVRRHARADRVTIALAAVEDGAELRVADDGLGFDLTEVQERPEHGHVGLRVMADVAARHGARLSVSTAPGDGCTWIMEVPT; encoded by the coding sequence GTGTCACAGCCCACGACGCCGGGTCCCGGCACCGCCGGCCGACCTCCTGTCGCTGACCAGGACAGTGATCCCGGCCCGGATCCCGTCGAGCTCACCGGGGCCGGGAGGACCACGCACGACGGCCCGTCGTACGCCCACCTCGTACGCAGCGTCGCCGTCCGCGCCGCGCTGGTGCTCGTCGTCGTGATCCTCGCAGGAGTCCTCGCCGCGCGCGCTCTCGCCGAGCGGGAGGCCCTGGCCGACGCCACGACCACCGCGGACGTGCTCGCCACCTCGGCGGTGCGCTCGGCGCTGACCGAGGGCGTGGTCACCGGCGATCCTGCCGCCCTGCTCGAGTTCGACCGGTTGCTACGCCCCGTGATCGAGGACTCGACCCTCGTCCGGGCGAACATCTGGGACGACGACGGCCTCATCCTGTGGTCGGACGAACCGCGGCTCGTCGGCGAGCGCCGCGTCCTCGGCGAGGCGAGGTCGGGGGTGCTGGCCTCGGGCGCCACGCAGGCCTCGGTCGTCGACTTCTCCTCGTTGCAGTACTCGGACGGGCTCGCCCAGCAGGAGCTGCTGCAGGTCTTCCGGCCGGTCAGCTCGCCGGAGGGCACCGCCGTCCTGTTCGAGATCTACGCGACGTACGAGAGCGTCGACACCCGCGCCGACGACCTGACCCGGGGGTTCTCGGCCATCACGATCAGCGCCCTCCTGGTCTTCGTGGTGCTGCTCCTCCCCCTCCTCCGACGACTGACGTCCGGTCTGCAGCAGGCGCAGGCCGCGCGGGAGCGGCTGCTGGAGGGAGCTCTCGACGCGTCCGCGGAGGAGCGGCGTCGCATCGCCGGCGACCTGCACGACGGTGTCGTGCAGGAGCTGGCCGCCACCTCCTTCGCCCTGAGCGGCGCGGCGGCCCGCGCCCCCGCGTCCGACCCCGACCTGCGCCGGGATCTCGAGGACGCCGGCAGCACGCTGCGGAGCAGCATCGCGGGTCTGCGCTCGCTGCTGGTCGACATCTATCCTCGCTCGCTCGAGCAGTCAGGGCTCGCCGCCGCTCTCGACGACCTGGCCGGCACCCTCCGCTCGCGCGGGATCTCCGTCGATGTCGCGATCGACGACGAGGTCGTGCTCGACGCCGAGCAGGAGCGGCTCGTCTTCCGCGTCGTCCGGGAGTGCCTGCACAACGTGCGTCGCCACGCGCGCGCCGACCGCGTCACGATCGCCCTCGCGGCCGTCGAGGACGGCGCCGAGCTGCGGGTGGCCGACGACGGACTCGGCTTCGACCTCACCGAGGTGCAGGAGCGTCCCGAGCACGGACACGTCGGGCTCCGCGTCATGGCTGACGTCGCCGCGCGCCACGGCGCACGGCTGTCCGTCTCGACCGCACCGGGCGACGGCTGCACCTGGATCATGGAGGTCCCCACGTGA
- a CDS encoding glycosyltransferase, producing MSERTHHRVPTKVVFLVQNIYGGGGVARTVIGLANALAETHEVTLLGLTSGRLKPQFDLDPRVQVEWIAERRDRGRPGERPKGRRGGKRLVRPAEDPKAPGWQRRLDAQPTGLIDQVDLEPEMSRLTDLLLARRLATLGPCILISTRPTLHRAAARWSPPWVVRIAQEHMNYLTRADNAPVIGAIDAAAERLDAVVTLTTLDEADFVRRWARTKRAGARVVTIPNASPFAIGERAPLEAPVVVTAGRFEARKGFDRVIDGFARAVAERPELADWQLHVYGKGEIEDQLKQRAAATHCADRIVFPGYADDFDAVLKGASIYAMGSHFEGLPMVLLEAQAVGLPIVAYDCPRGPSDLIDDRVSGRLVPDGGTREERGAHRAVYADALAELMTDADLRRRMGAAAQQKAQEYTLDSVVDRWERLFDELSRARTFAGPRRTREVRRNGS from the coding sequence TTGAGCGAGCGCACGCACCACCGGGTGCCGACCAAGGTCGTCTTCCTGGTGCAGAACATCTACGGCGGCGGGGGAGTGGCGCGGACCGTCATCGGTCTCGCGAACGCGCTCGCCGAGACCCACGAGGTGACCCTGCTCGGTCTCACCTCGGGCCGTCTCAAGCCGCAGTTCGACCTCGACCCACGGGTACAGGTCGAGTGGATCGCGGAGAGGCGCGACCGCGGTCGTCCCGGCGAGCGGCCCAAGGGCCGTCGCGGTGGCAAGCGGCTCGTCCGCCCGGCCGAGGACCCGAAGGCGCCGGGCTGGCAGCGGCGGCTCGACGCCCAGCCGACCGGTCTGATCGACCAGGTCGACCTCGAGCCGGAGATGAGCCGGCTCACCGACCTGCTGCTGGCGCGACGGCTCGCGACGCTGGGCCCGTGCATCCTGATCTCGACGCGGCCGACGCTCCACCGGGCCGCGGCCCGGTGGTCCCCGCCGTGGGTGGTGCGCATCGCGCAGGAGCACATGAACTACCTGACCCGCGCCGACAACGCCCCGGTCATCGGGGCCATCGACGCCGCGGCCGAACGGCTCGACGCCGTGGTCACGCTGACGACCCTGGACGAGGCGGACTTCGTACGCCGCTGGGCACGCACCAAGCGCGCCGGTGCCCGCGTGGTCACCATCCCCAACGCCTCGCCCTTCGCGATTGGTGAGCGTGCCCCGCTGGAGGCGCCCGTGGTGGTGACCGCGGGCCGCTTCGAGGCACGCAAGGGGTTCGACCGTGTCATCGACGGCTTCGCCCGTGCCGTCGCCGAGCGCCCCGAGCTGGCCGACTGGCAGCTCCACGTCTACGGCAAGGGCGAGATCGAGGACCAGCTGAAGCAGCGCGCCGCCGCCACGCACTGCGCGGACCGGATCGTCTTCCCCGGCTACGCCGACGACTTCGACGCCGTGCTCAAGGGTGCGTCGATCTATGCGATGGGGTCGCACTTCGAGGGTCTGCCGATGGTGCTGCTGGAAGCCCAGGCCGTCGGTCTGCCGATCGTGGCGTACGACTGCCCCCGGGGTCCCTCGGACCTGATCGACGACCGCGTGTCCGGCCGCCTCGTGCCCGACGGCGGCACCCGGGAGGAACGGGGTGCGCACAGGGCGGTGTACGCAGATGCGCTCGCCGAGCTGATGACCGACGCCGACCTGCGGCGCCGCATGGGAGCCGCCGCGCAGCAGAAGGCACAGGAGTACACCCTGGACTCGGTCGTGGACCGCTGGGAGCGCCTCTTCGACGAGCTCTCCCGGGCGCGTACGTTCGCGGGCCCCCGGCGCACACGTGAGGTACGCCGCAACGGTTCGTGA
- a CDS encoding histidine phosphatase family protein yields the protein MAEETTPGEVWLVRHGQTTWSKSGKHTSHTDLELTDEGEEAAVALRDLLTDHTFGLIVSSPLKRARRTAALAGFDDPQLDEDLREWDYGDYEGLTTPEIQDRYQPGWSVWTQATPGGESADEVTQRMDRAVDRLREATADGSDALVFGHGHGLRALTARWLGLDVSEGRRFVLDTATVSTLGDDRGTAVVTSWNA from the coding sequence ATGGCCGAGGAGACGACCCCGGGCGAGGTGTGGCTCGTACGCCACGGGCAGACGACGTGGTCGAAGTCGGGCAAGCACACCTCCCACACCGACCTCGAGCTGACCGATGAGGGGGAGGAGGCAGCGGTCGCGCTGCGCGACCTGCTCACCGACCACACGTTCGGTCTCATCGTGTCGAGCCCGTTGAAGCGGGCCCGTCGTACGGCTGCGCTCGCCGGGTTCGACGACCCGCAGCTCGACGAGGACCTGCGCGAGTGGGACTACGGCGACTACGAGGGCCTGACCACCCCGGAGATCCAGGACCGCTACCAGCCCGGCTGGAGCGTGTGGACGCAGGCGACACCCGGCGGCGAGTCCGCCGACGAGGTGACCCAGCGGATGGACCGGGCCGTGGACCGCCTCCGGGAGGCGACCGCGGACGGTTCCGACGCCCTCGTCTTCGGCCACGGCCACGGGCTGCGCGCCCTGACCGCCCGGTGGCTCGGACTCGACGTCTCCGAGGGGCGACGCTTCGTGCTCGACACCGCGACCGTCTCCACCCTCGGTGACGACCGCGGCACCGCCGTCGTCACCTCCTGGAACGCCTGA
- a CDS encoding response regulator transcription factor, whose translation MTDERSTGSSASTPAPAPVRVVVVDDHPLVRTGLIGLVRSSAPDLEIVGEAGDGAEAVEVALDSAADVVLMDLSMPGVDGVAGTRALFARGFEGAVVVLSSFADTSRVREALEAGAIGYLLKDSDPEAVLVGIRSAALGHAPLDPRVARALLPRAGDSTPGGDLSAREREVLGLIAQGRANKQIARELGISERTVKVHASNVFRRIGVQDRTSAAMWARDNLDR comes from the coding sequence GTGACCGACGAACGCTCGACAGGATCATCCGCCTCGACGCCGGCCCCGGCCCCGGTGCGGGTGGTGGTCGTCGACGACCACCCACTCGTACGCACCGGCCTGATCGGCCTGGTGCGCTCCTCGGCACCCGACCTCGAGATCGTCGGGGAAGCAGGCGACGGCGCTGAGGCCGTCGAGGTCGCGCTCGACTCCGCGGCCGACGTCGTGCTCATGGACCTGTCGATGCCCGGGGTCGACGGGGTCGCCGGGACCCGGGCGCTGTTCGCCCGGGGGTTCGAGGGGGCGGTCGTCGTGCTCAGCTCCTTCGCCGACACCTCCCGTGTCCGTGAGGCGCTCGAGGCCGGCGCGATCGGTTACCTGCTGAAGGACTCCGACCCCGAGGCGGTGCTGGTAGGCATCCGGTCCGCCGCGCTCGGGCACGCACCGTTGGACCCCCGCGTCGCCCGCGCGTTGCTGCCGCGGGCGGGCGACAGCACACCCGGCGGCGACCTGAGCGCCCGCGAGCGGGAGGTGCTCGGCCTCATCGCCCAGGGTCGCGCCAACAAGCAGATCGCCCGCGAGCTCGGCATCAGCGAGCGCACGGTCAAGGTGCACGCGAGCAACGTGTTCCGCCGCATCGGGGTGCAGGACCGCACCAGCGCGGCGATGTGGGCGCGGGACAACCTCGACCGCTGA
- a CDS encoding acyl-CoA dehydrogenase family protein, protein MPRLCQTEGLTDIQSEILKTVKQFVDEQIIPVATDLEHADEYPTEIVEGLKEMGIFGLMIPEEYGGLGESLLTYALVVEEIARGWMSVSGVINTHFIVAYMLLNHGTEEQKQKYLPRMAEGEVRGAFSMSEPGLGSDVSAISTKAKQTDDGGYEITGQKMWLTNGGSSTLVACLTKTDEGADSVYKNMTTFLLEKEAGFGETAPGLTIPGKIEKMGYKGVDTTEMVLQNHKVSADQVLGGKPGQGFYQMMDGVEVGRVNVAARACGVANRAFELGVAYAQQRETFGKPIAQHQAVLFRIAEMATKVETAHAMMVRSARLKDNAGRVDVEAGMAKYIAAEYAHEVVEASFRIHGGYGYSKEYEIERLYREVAFLLIGEGTADIQKMIIGRSMLKEYKI, encoded by the coding sequence ATGCCCCGCCTGTGTCAGACCGAGGGTCTCACCGACATCCAGTCCGAGATCCTGAAGACGGTCAAGCAGTTCGTCGACGAGCAGATCATCCCGGTCGCCACCGACCTCGAGCACGCCGACGAGTACCCGACCGAGATCGTCGAGGGCCTCAAGGAGATGGGCATCTTCGGCCTGATGATCCCCGAGGAGTACGGCGGTCTCGGCGAGTCCCTGCTGACGTACGCGCTGGTGGTCGAGGAGATCGCCCGCGGCTGGATGAGCGTCTCCGGCGTCATCAACACCCACTTCATCGTCGCCTACATGCTGCTCAACCACGGCACCGAGGAGCAGAAGCAGAAGTACCTACCCCGCATGGCCGAGGGCGAGGTGCGCGGCGCGTTCTCGATGAGCGAGCCGGGCCTGGGGTCCGACGTCTCCGCGATCTCGACGAAGGCGAAGCAGACCGACGACGGCGGCTACGAGATCACCGGTCAGAAGATGTGGCTGACCAACGGTGGCTCCTCCACCCTGGTCGCCTGCCTGACCAAGACCGACGAGGGCGCCGACTCGGTCTACAAGAACATGACCACCTTCCTGCTGGAGAAGGAGGCCGGCTTCGGCGAGACCGCTCCCGGCCTGACCATCCCCGGCAAGATCGAGAAGATGGGCTACAAGGGCGTCGACACCACCGAGATGGTGCTGCAGAACCACAAGGTCTCCGCCGACCAGGTGCTCGGCGGCAAGCCCGGCCAGGGCTTCTACCAGATGATGGACGGCGTCGAGGTGGGCCGCGTCAACGTCGCCGCCCGCGCCTGTGGGGTCGCCAACCGCGCCTTCGAGCTCGGCGTCGCGTACGCCCAGCAGCGCGAGACCTTCGGCAAGCCGATCGCCCAGCACCAGGCCGTGCTGTTCCGCATTGCGGAGATGGCGACCAAGGTCGAGACCGCCCACGCGATGATGGTGCGCTCGGCCCGCCTGAAGGACAACGCCGGACGCGTCGACGTCGAGGCGGGCATGGCGAAGTACATCGCCGCCGAGTACGCCCACGAGGTCGTCGAGGCGAGCTTCCGCATCCACGGCGGCTACGGCTACTCCAAGGAGTACGAGATCGAGCGGCTCTACCGCGAGGTCGCCTTCCTGCTGATCGGTGAGGGCACGGCCGACATCCAGAAGATGATCATCGGCCGGTCGATGCTCAAGGAGTACAAGATCTGA